tgtgtgtgtttgtgtgttggtgtgcgtgtgtgtgtggccaaagAGAACCAAAAACACACGCAACAGCTCTGGGAACactgtctccatggaaacaatGTTCTATGAACAGATTCAGTCAGATAGTTAGGCACAACACACTCCTTGACCTATACACCTACCAAGGATCtacaagtaaacacacactcatctctgcagtatacacacacatatcttctTTGATTACGGTCTTACAGTAGAGTCAACAGTATtctagaggagtgtgtgtatgtgtgagcttGACAGAGTGGAGTATCCATCACATTTTTTTATATGGAgtgtagatttgaaagaaagTTCATTTAAATCAAACTGAAGTAGTCCTTCCTGGTAAGGGGCTGATATTAAATGTCGTTTTTTCCAGACCTCTTAAACGACCCAGGTACCACAGTTAACTAAGACTAAAACATGCACTTCCTCTTCCAGCTATTAAAACACAGTCATAAGCACATCTAAAGTAAAGTGTCTACAGAGATATGCGTATACTCTACCAGAGAGTACGATACCTCCGTCTATGTACAATCTACCGTGAGAGAAGAAACGTCTTGAAAATGGATGAATGGATCCCGGAACGTTCTCTCGAAAGCTCCAAGGGCTTTCAAAAATAGAACACTGACAATGAGATGCTAAGAATAGAACAGACCTGTTCCGAGAACGCCCTCGTCATTTTTTCCCCTTGACACTGAACACCAGAGTCTAGTCTCCATATTGTACAGGTGGGTGACTGGGGAAACCTGCAGTATTGTCAGTGACCACATGGTAGAGCCACGCAGTCAGGCAACCCTCGTACTCAGTCACTGTAAGAGACAGCGACATATAGTCCTTTACACTTAATCTGAATATATGAGTGTAGTGTACAGTAGGCTTGaaatgcatgtctgtctgtctatcataTCAGTTAGGACAGCCATGTTCTTGAGTGGTGACGGATTGTCAAATAGCTGATTGTCAGTTGCATCAACATCTTACAGTAATGTTAAACTTGTCTCCTGTCTGTAacagtagtctctctctccctctctccctctcttcctcactccctctctctctctctctctctctctctctctctctctctctctctctctctctataacaCCAAGCAGTTCTGCTTCatacacgcactcactcactcacacacacactcacacacttctaAGTCAGTCTGTTCTGAGAAGAAACAAGTCTGCGAAGCAGCTTCCAAAATCCaaccctccgtctctccatccttctctcagtCTGTCCATCCTTcacgctgtccctctctcccctcccctccattcttCGCTCTATGTTTCCACGGCGACCGGGTGGCCAAGAGAGATCAAGCTGACAGGTCAGATAAGACCAGTTTATCCATCTTATTCCCAATGTCCCCAGGAACAGGAAGATCGTCCGACTCATAGTCCTCATCAAACGACctgggaacacaaacacacaccgtctGAGTTGTATCTGCtgctgtgtggggtgtgtgtttgtcagcgtTTGTGCATGCACAAgcttgtgtgcgcatgtgtgtgtgtaaatgcaaGTGAGtgttcgtatgtgtgtgttcctttgtgTTAGAATGTGTTTGTCCATGCTTGActgtgttagtatgtgtgcgtTCCTACGTTATTATGTGTGTGCCGGTGTTTGTACATTTTAGTCTgcgccttttgtgtgtgtgtttaagcacCTGAATCTTATGTGCaaataagtgtgtgtctgtgtgcatgtgtgtccatgtgcgtATGTTACTATGTGTGTAcccatgcgtgtgtatgtgtgtatgtatgttactATATGTGTacccatgcatgtgtgtgtgtgtatattactatGTGTGTAcctatgcatgcatgtgtgtgtgtatgttactaTGTGTGTacccatgcatgtgtgtgtgtgtcatacccgTCCTGCAGCTGCTCATTGGCCGTCTCCTCTGCCACCAGGATCTCATACTCTTCTGATGCATATTTATCCCAGTCTGACGGCTCTGGACCTTCACTCTCTATGtcctgcgacacacacacacacacacacacataaaccctcccccacacacacacacacacacacacacacatacatacaaatacacgggcacacacaaacaaacatgcgcacacacacaaacgtcagTGTTCAAGAGCAACAACGGTATGATTCAGGTCGTAAAGTGATGGTGGTGTCCTCAGACCTTTTGCACAGCGAAGGGGTCTCTTTGTTCGTGGTCCAGGTACTTCTCTAGGTTGAAGAACGTGTCAAAGAAAATGTGACCCATCCGACACCGCTTCAAATCCCTCAGGGTGATCATCCCTGCAaacgaacaaacacacacaaacacacacacacacacacacacacacacacacacacacgctgtcacaGAGAGGCAAAGACATGGCAGAATGAAGAGACAGGACCACATCACTGACAAGATGAAGAGAAGGACTGAGATGGAGGGAAATGGAAGTTAGAGGtgtacatacagagagagacggagagagagagagacggagaaagagaggagagatggagagaaactcGGAAATttgagatggagtgagagagatgaagatgacgggagatggagggaaagagtgagagtgacgagggagagagagggggagagaaaaacagagagcgagatggagaacgagtgagagaaggaggagcgagacggagagaaagagtgagagacagagagaagacaaacaaacaacaagacGGAGAGAGGCTGACCTTGGCTCTCAGGTTTGACTAGGTCCAGCATCTGACAGAGCAGGTCCTGGAAGGGCAGGGGTTCGATGCccatcccctccatcctgtcacactGCTCCTCGTAGAAATACTCCAGCTCAAACATGGACAGAACCCCGTCCCCGTCCACGTCCATGCAGCGGAACCAGTACTCTACACTGGGAAGGGACAGGCAACAGGTGTGGGCTCACTGGGTAGCCAGTCATGTGAAGAGTCATGGTGGGGTGATATATTAAAAGGGTGATCTGGGTCACATGGTAACATATCACAGGGATGATCTGACATATTAAAGGGGATAATCTGAGTTACCTGGTGACATATTAAGGGGATAATCTGGGTTACCTGGTGACATATTAAGGGGATGATCGGGGTTACCTGGTGACATATTAAGGGGATAATCTGGATTACTTGGTGACATATTAAAGGGATGATCTGACATTAAAGAGATAATCAGGGTTTCTTGGTGACATATTAAAGGGATGATCTGACATATTAAAAAGATAATCGGGGTTAGCTGGTGACATAGTAAGGGGATGATCGGGGTTACCTGGTGACATATTAAGAGGATGATCTGACATATTAAAGAGTTAATCGGGGTTAGCTGATGACATATTAAGGGCATGATCTGGGTTAGCTAGTGACATATTTAAGGGACGATCTGGGTTAGCTGGGGACATATTTAAGGGACGATCTGGGTTAGCTGGTGACATATTTAAGGGACGATCTGGGTTAGCTGGGGACATATTTAAGGGACGATCTGGGTTAGCTGGGGACATATTTAAGGGATTATCTGGGTTAGCTGGTGAAATATTTAAGGGATGATCTGGGTTAGCTGGGGACATATTTAAGGGACGATCTGGGTTAGCTGGTGAAATATTTAAGGGACGATCTGGGTTACCTGGTGACATATTTAAGTGTTACCTGGTGGGGTTTTTCTTGTCCTCTTCAGAGATGAGGAACCACACAAACTCAGCATAGCTCATCCTGCCTTCTCTCTGGACAGAACTGCccctggagaacacagagagcaTTCACATGGTtaggcctgggtgtgtgtgagtgtgtgttgttggtcaatgtgtgtgttttcttaccTTGTGACTGCTCCTGAGAACAACCTCTCAATGATTCTGTTGGAGGAAGCTGTCAGCGACAATAAAATAGGTTAAAAAAATTGTTTTTGAACacattgactgactgactttttgtctggctgtgtgtccctCTGGCTGGCTGTCAAGTTGgccatctgtctctgtctgcctccctgtctgtctgcctgtctgcagggACCTGGTTGGGTctcatgcctgcctgcctgcctgtctgcctgtctgcttgtctgcctgtctgtgtagtCTCACCGTGGTCATTGTAGCGAGCCAGGTCTTTAGGGTCGATGTAGAGGTCATGGTCGGTGTCGAGCTCCCAGAATTTACAGTAGATGACATAGAAATGCTCATAGGAGAAATAATCTGTTATCTGGTTaatgtcatcctcctcttccagcaAGGCTAGAGtctgagacagaggagggagagagagggggaggcaaagagagagaaaaagggagagagaaagtgtgagagagggggagggaaagagagagagaaagggagagagaaagtgtgagagacggggagggaaagagagagagaaagggagagagaaagtgtgagagggggagggaaagagagagagaaagggagagagaaagtgtgagagagggggagggaaagagagagagaaagggagagagaaagtgtgagagagagggggagggaaagagagagaaagagagaaagaaagagtgtgagaaagagagagacagttgttAGGTAAACATTCCGGTGCTACATTACAATTTAATCCTTGTTGAGAACATAACGATGCCACATTCCACTACCAGAGTGATATCAAATACAGCTTCCTGTCTGGAACGGTGACAGGAAGTTGGGAGTGTACCTGCAGGAAGTTGCTCCTCCGGAGCTCCGTCATGGTGATGCGTCCCGTCCACGATCGGTTTACTGTGTAAAATATCCGCTGGATCACCTAGGCAACCGTGGAACACAGAGGAGGTGTCACTCCAGAGCTCCACATACTTACTAAGCATTATGTTGCTAATGGAAACCTACCATAACGACACATCATGGAGTGTTGGTATGCTTGGAAAGTTCCTAATGATGGAGCTAACGCACTGCTAGCTTGGTAATGCTACCAAAGACAATGAAAAATACCAATGATCATGTAATGGCCTAAAACGCAAAATATTTTTCTGGCagactatatacagtatatcctaTATGTCCTTGCATTGTCCTAGAATACAAACAGTCTATTTATAGGAAGGCAGCACACTATTTAAAGGGCTTTCAACAGAAAATATTGATACTTAGAAACATAGAGCTTCCAGGAAACATGTGACCTCTctgttccagaaccttctggattATTCTACAGGAATGAACACTTATTCCTGGTACGAGGCATCTACAAATGGACAGTAGCCGGTCATGGCAGAGGAAGTATCTAAATATGGGCATGAGCAGGTTCTGGGGGTTGTGAGCAGTAGGGGGCAT
The Osmerus mordax isolate fOsmMor3 chromosome 9, fOsmMor3.pri, whole genome shotgun sequence genome window above contains:
- the ppp2r3a gene encoding serine/threonine-protein phosphatase 2A regulatory subunit B'' subunit alpha isoform X2, with protein sequence MMIKESSLRGDPDLRGELAFLARGCDFVLPSRFKKRLKSFQQQQVQCKTEKKPGTPPPAPTPAPSTPVPRSPSPPPAPVVVTPPPPSVNIPRFYYPRGLPGPAPNHDVAIASVEAAFSEFEEEKADIYEMGKIAKACGCPLYWKAPMFNGAGGERTGFVSVHSFIATWRKLLHSCYDDSSKFISLLAKPSCSYLDQEDFIPLLQDIVDTHPGLTFLKDAPEFHSRYITTVIQRIFYTVNRSWTGRITMTELRRSNFLQTLALLEEEDDINQITDYFSYEHFYVIYCKFWELDTDHDLYIDPKDLARYNDHASSNRIIERLFSGAVTRGSSVQREGRMSYAEFVWFLISEEDKKNPTSVEYWFRCMDVDGDGVLSMFELEYFYEEQCDRMEGMGIEPLPFQDLLCQMLDLVKPESQGMITLRDLKRCRMGHIFFDTFFNLEKYLDHEQRDPFAVQKDIESEGPEPSDWDKYASEEYEILVAEETANEQLQDGSFDEDYESDDLPVPGDIGNKMDKLVLSDLSA